A part of Desulfonatronum thiodismutans genomic DNA contains:
- a CDS encoding glutamine synthetase family protein: MTDSPVFNCKNADDVMKAVRDYNVSFVQFWFVDVIGTLKSFQITISELENAFEEGMGFDGSSILGFARIHESDMVAIPDPTTFQMVPWRPMDRPVARMFCDIKNPDGTPYVADSRYVLKRILSKAAEKGYTFYVGPELEFFLFDSAHEPIIIDQGGYFDAPPLDLGNDVRRDIIFALNRMGITVEYSHHEVAPSQHEIDLRYAEALHMADIAVTYKVVCKEIARKHGCYCSFMPKPIFGQNGSGMHTHQSLFKNGKNIFHDANDKHFLSAECKSYIAGLLKHAPEFCAVTNQWVNSYKRLVPGYEAPVYLAWARRNRSSLVRVPLYKPGKEVATRVELRSPDPACNPYLAFAVMLAAGLKGMEENYKLPDPVEEDIFEMSAKERSQHHIDALPGSLGEAVAVLEQSSLLKEALGEHIFSKFIENKKKEWDDYRIQVSQYEIDRYLPLL; encoded by the coding sequence ATGACCGACTCACCCGTATTCAACTGCAAAAACGCCGACGACGTGATGAAGGCGGTACGCGACTACAATGTCAGCTTCGTTCAATTCTGGTTCGTGGACGTCATCGGAACGCTGAAGAGCTTTCAGATCACCATCAGTGAATTGGAAAACGCTTTTGAAGAAGGCATGGGCTTCGACGGATCCTCCATTCTCGGCTTCGCCCGGATCCACGAAAGCGACATGGTCGCCATTCCGGACCCGACCACCTTTCAGATGGTGCCCTGGCGGCCCATGGACCGTCCGGTGGCTCGGATGTTCTGCGACATCAAGAACCCCGACGGAACACCCTACGTCGCGGACAGCCGATACGTTCTCAAGCGCATCCTGAGCAAAGCCGCGGAAAAGGGCTACACGTTCTACGTCGGCCCGGAACTTGAATTCTTCCTGTTCGACTCCGCCCACGAACCGATCATCATCGACCAGGGCGGATACTTTGACGCTCCGCCTCTGGATCTGGGCAACGACGTCCGTCGGGACATCATCTTCGCCCTGAACCGCATGGGCATCACCGTGGAGTACAGCCATCACGAGGTGGCCCCCAGCCAGCACGAGATCGACCTGCGCTATGCCGAGGCCCTGCACATGGCCGACATCGCCGTGACCTACAAGGTCGTGTGCAAGGAGATCGCCCGCAAACACGGCTGTTACTGCTCCTTCATGCCCAAACCCATCTTCGGCCAGAACGGCAGCGGGATGCACACCCACCAGTCCTTGTTCAAGAACGGCAAGAACATCTTTCACGACGCCAACGACAAGCATTTTCTCAGCGCCGAATGCAAAAGCTACATCGCCGGCCTGCTCAAACACGCCCCGGAGTTCTGCGCCGTCACCAACCAATGGGTGAATTCCTACAAGCGGCTGGTTCCCGGCTACGAAGCCCCGGTCTACCTGGCCTGGGCCCGCCGCAACCGCTCTTCCCTGGTCCGGGTGCCGCTGTACAAACCCGGCAAAGAGGTCGCCACCCGCGTGGAACTGCGCTCCCCGGACCCGGCCTGCAACCCCTACCTGGCCTTCGCCGTGATGCTCGCCGCCGGGCTCAAGGGCATGGAAGAAAACTACAAACTGCCGGACCCAGTGGAAGAGGACATCTTTGAAATGTCCGCCAAAGAGCGCTCCCAGCACCATATCGACGCTTTGCCGGGCAGCCTCGGCGAAGCCGTGGCCGTGCTGGAGCAAAGCTCTCTGCTCAAGGAAGCCCTGGGCGAGCATATCTTTTCCAAGTTCATCGAAAACAAGAAAAAGGAATGGGACGACTACCGTATCCAGGTGTCCCAGTACGAGATCGACCGTTACCTGCCCCTGCTGTAG
- a CDS encoding LPS-assembly protein LptD → MTNSFPFPRRPVALPRTVALGLALALLCLLLAWPRSGNAQSMFQQELSVSSELPWTLEADRVESLQAEQIFEAQGNVLIRQGPNQIQADTARYFRETGFALLNGNVRIEWDGDVLVGEQADFDLLNNVGWVTDGEMFLAQDHVYIRGELLEKRCDQTYAFRGAHLTTCDGPVPAWSIKSSEGEVTTGGYAQMWHPRFQVKDTPVLYSPYMIFPVKTERQSGFLIPEPSFSSRLGAGLNLPYYWAIDEEQDATFYVNMMSKRGVMTGMEYRHFTNLDSKGVWQADWLLDSETAPTEAGEDPQFRGDGLNRPNEHRYWIRGKYDGYLGDPQWRTKLDLDMVSDQNYLREFKHGYTGYTRVHNNMLRDFGRGMRNIDSLYRSNAVELSRDWSQVGFRGAMYYTQALQYWTDNNPSNENPTLQRLPELNLDFYKTRIGETPFELEAKTQAVYFWREKGTTGARAEVYPRLSLPWNTGFGTVTPSAGWRQTLYAIDKHQQVRGIPDSVDESKDFNERGIPDFRVDAFTSLFNIFDFDKQDRVTPTLDNVGNTHWTRMKHTIQPELTYRYIPHVDQDENPVFIGADRIGKRNQLSYTLHNIFNRRMDQVERRAGTEDTLLTEDMLRVRTTYRNFLRVRFDQSYDFEEADRDDNLDTYERRPFSDIRTDVVFSPGEYIDLVTRSWYSPYMNTITQHEHMLQGSYPGMGSAYFGFDFRSEVTDDIWRRNQRKREILRVGGLVHLPRGWFARADFKRDLLAKEDLEKLFGIGFSHQCYFLDFLFSQTQDEDRFELRISLKGLEDMLGLGF, encoded by the coding sequence ATGACGAACTCTTTCCCCTTTCCTCGCCGACCCGTCGCGCTCCCCCGAACCGTGGCCCTCGGTCTGGCCCTGGCCCTGCTCTGCCTGCTGCTTGCCTGGCCGCGCTCCGGAAACGCCCAGTCCATGTTCCAGCAGGAGCTTTCCGTGAGTTCCGAGCTTCCCTGGACTTTGGAAGCCGATCGGGTCGAGTCTTTGCAAGCCGAACAGATTTTCGAAGCTCAGGGCAATGTACTGATCCGACAAGGCCCGAATCAGATCCAGGCGGACACGGCCCGTTATTTTCGTGAAACCGGCTTCGCTCTTCTCAACGGCAACGTCCGGATCGAATGGGACGGCGACGTCCTCGTAGGCGAGCAGGCGGACTTTGATCTGCTGAACAACGTCGGCTGGGTGACGGACGGAGAAATGTTCCTGGCCCAGGACCACGTGTATATTCGCGGAGAGCTTCTGGAAAAGCGCTGCGATCAAACCTACGCCTTCAGAGGGGCGCATCTCACCACCTGCGACGGACCCGTTCCGGCGTGGTCCATCAAAAGCAGCGAGGGCGAAGTCACCACCGGCGGCTACGCCCAGATGTGGCACCCCCGCTTTCAGGTCAAGGATACACCCGTTCTCTACTCACCGTACATGATTTTTCCGGTCAAGACCGAACGCCAAAGCGGCTTCCTGATCCCCGAGCCGTCCTTCAGTTCCCGCTTGGGAGCCGGTCTCAACCTGCCCTACTACTGGGCCATTGATGAGGAACAGGATGCCACGTTCTACGTCAACATGATGAGCAAACGCGGCGTGATGACCGGCATGGAGTACCGCCATTTCACCAACCTGGACTCTAAGGGCGTCTGGCAGGCCGACTGGTTGCTGGACTCCGAAACCGCCCCCACGGAAGCAGGCGAGGACCCCCAATTTCGCGGTGACGGGCTGAATCGCCCCAATGAGCATCGCTACTGGATTCGTGGCAAATACGACGGCTACCTGGGTGACCCCCAATGGCGGACCAAGCTGGACCTGGACATGGTCTCGGACCAGAACTACCTGCGCGAATTCAAACACGGCTATACCGGTTACACCAGGGTCCATAACAACATGCTCCGCGATTTCGGCCGGGGGATGAGAAATATCGACTCGTTATACCGGAGCAACGCCGTGGAACTCAGCCGCGACTGGAGCCAGGTCGGATTCCGCGGAGCAATGTACTACACCCAGGCCCTCCAGTACTGGACCGACAACAACCCCAGCAACGAGAACCCCACCCTGCAGCGCCTCCCGGAGTTGAACCTGGACTTCTACAAGACCCGCATCGGAGAGACTCCGTTTGAGCTGGAGGCCAAAACCCAAGCGGTCTATTTCTGGCGTGAAAAAGGGACCACCGGTGCCAGGGCCGAAGTATATCCACGCCTCAGCCTGCCCTGGAACACCGGCTTCGGCACCGTGACCCCCAGCGCAGGCTGGCGACAAACCCTGTACGCCATTGACAAACACCAGCAAGTTCGTGGAATTCCGGACAGCGTCGACGAATCCAAGGACTTCAACGAACGCGGAATTCCGGATTTCCGTGTGGATGCCTTCACGTCCCTGTTCAATATTTTTGATTTCGACAAGCAAGACCGGGTCACGCCGACCCTGGACAATGTCGGCAATACGCACTGGACCAGAATGAAGCACACGATCCAGCCCGAACTGACCTACAGGTATATTCCGCACGTGGACCAGGACGAAAACCCGGTTTTCATCGGTGCCGACCGAATTGGAAAGCGTAATCAGCTCTCCTACACCCTGCACAACATCTTCAATCGGCGCATGGACCAGGTCGAGCGACGCGCCGGGACCGAAGATACCCTGCTTACCGAGGACATGCTCCGGGTCAGGACCACCTACCGCAACTTCCTGCGGGTTCGCTTCGATCAGTCCTACGACTTCGAAGAGGCCGACAGGGACGACAACCTCGATACCTACGAGCGACGCCCTTTCTCCGACATCCGAACGGACGTGGTCTTTTCGCCGGGAGAATACATCGATTTGGTCACTCGATCCTGGTATTCGCCCTACATGAACACCATCACCCAGCATGAACACATGCTGCAGGGAAGCTATCCCGGTATGGGCTCAGCCTATTTCGGGTTCGACTTCCGCTCCGAAGTCACCGACGACATCTGGCGCCGGAACCAGCGCAAACGCGAGATCCTCCGCGTCGGCGGCCTGGTCCATCTGCCTCGGGGCTGGTTCGCGCGAGCGGACTTCAAGCGCGACCTGTTGGCCAAGGAGGATCTCGAAAAACTCTTTGGCATCGGCTTCTCCCACCAATGCTACTTTTTGGATTTCCTCTTCTCCCAGACCCAGGACGAAGACCGCTTCGAGCTGCGAATTTCCCTTAAAGGCTTGGAGGACATGCTGGGCCTGGGCTTTTAA
- the lptE gene encoding LPS assembly lipoprotein LptE encodes MQRTFSYLTFGLFLLLLGCGYHFSASAPITLPSGVVNIHIQEVDNPTLEAWIDPYLRTRFRDEFTRRAQVNWVDADQAQAHVVLRVIAYSTDTELSGAQDQTLTERATVILETEFLSAVDGSRIWSSGHISDYETFETGTNEVAAGERAIENAIRRTADALGADY; translated from the coding sequence ATGCAACGCACTTTCTCATACCTGACATTCGGCCTCTTCCTCCTTCTGCTGGGTTGCGGCTACCACTTCAGCGCCAGCGCCCCGATCACGCTCCCCAGCGGGGTGGTGAACATTCATATTCAGGAAGTGGACAACCCAACCCTGGAAGCCTGGATCGATCCCTATCTCCGCACAAGATTCCGCGATGAATTCACCCGCCGCGCCCAAGTGAACTGGGTCGACGCGGACCAGGCGCAAGCACACGTCGTCCTGCGAGTCATCGCCTACTCCACGGACACGGAACTCTCCGGAGCTCAGGATCAGACGCTCACCGAGCGCGCCACCGTCATTCTGGAGACCGAGTTTCTCAGCGCGGTGGACGGCTCGCGGATATGGTCCTCCGGCCATATTTCCGACTACGAAACGTTCGAAACCGGAACCAATGAAGTCGCCGCCGGTGAACGGGCTATTGAGAACGCCATCCGCCGCACGGCCGACGCCCTGGGCGCGGACTATTGA
- the lptA gene encoding lipopolysaccharide transport periplasmic protein LptA has translation MKIIAIGLALACFTMLGQAQAQGQGQVPVKILSDQMDYVQENNTVIFRGNVHVDREDFQIWSDKLTVFMESSGEQGQMSMGPDGSQDIEKLLAEGSVRIERDKQVGTSEKATYWTKRGVVVMEGNPVLKDGESSISGKVITYHLEDNRGVVEGGESQRVQAIFMAPPAP, from the coding sequence GTGAAAATCATAGCGATCGGTCTGGCCTTGGCGTGTTTCACCATGCTCGGCCAGGCTCAGGCCCAAGGTCAGGGGCAAGTTCCGGTGAAGATCCTTTCCGACCAGATGGATTATGTTCAGGAAAACAATACCGTCATTTTTCGAGGCAATGTTCATGTGGACCGTGAAGACTTCCAGATTTGGAGCGACAAGCTGACGGTGTTCATGGAATCTTCCGGAGAGCAAGGGCAAATGTCCATGGGCCCGGACGGCTCCCAGGACATCGAGAAGCTGCTGGCCGAAGGCTCCGTGCGCATCGAGCGCGACAAGCAGGTGGGAACCAGCGAAAAGGCCACGTATTGGACCAAACGCGGCGTCGTGGTCATGGAAGGCAACCCCGTGCTCAAGGACGGCGAAAGCTCCATCAGCGGCAAAGTGATCACGTATCACCTGGAAGACAATCGCGGAGTGGTGGAGGGCGGTGAGAGCCAGCGGGTTCAAGCCATTTTCATGGCGCCGCCCGCCCCGTAG